One genomic region from Pseudomonas hormoni encodes:
- a CDS encoding molybdopterin molybdotransferase MoeA, translating to MAVEVALARLLEMAEATPIAERERLPLAQVQGRVLAVDLVSTLDLPPWPNSAMDGYALRMADWTGEPLSVSQKIFAGNAPEPLKPGTCARIFTGAPVPAGADCVEMQENAEVLADDRVRFIEALTSGQNIRPQGQETTVGELILAAGTRLGPIEQGLAASLGCAELDVIRKVRVAVLSTGDELVEPGQALGLGQIYNSNRVLLCSWLQRLGCEVIDAGILPDNLETTRARLGELKDVDLILSTGGVSVGEADFLGIALREEGELTLWKLAIKPGKPLTFGHFRGVPVIGLPGNPASTLVTFALLARPYLLRRQGVKDVEPLKVQVPAGFVWPKAGNRREYLRGRLESGRAIIYKNQSSGVLRSAAWADGLVEVREDRTLVEGDSVGFIPLSEVLG from the coding sequence ATGGCCGTCGAGGTGGCACTGGCGCGCTTGCTGGAAATGGCCGAAGCCACACCGATTGCCGAGCGTGAACGCCTGCCGTTGGCGCAGGTTCAAGGCCGGGTGTTGGCCGTTGACCTGGTCTCGACACTTGATCTGCCGCCATGGCCCAACAGTGCGATGGACGGTTACGCCTTGCGCATGGCCGACTGGACGGGAGAGCCGTTGTCAGTCAGCCAGAAGATTTTTGCAGGTAATGCTCCGGAACCTTTGAAGCCCGGCACCTGCGCGCGAATCTTTACCGGTGCGCCTGTTCCTGCAGGTGCCGACTGTGTCGAGATGCAGGAAAACGCCGAGGTCCTGGCCGATGATCGAGTACGTTTCATCGAGGCCCTCACGTCAGGACAAAACATCCGTCCACAAGGCCAGGAAACCACCGTCGGTGAGTTGATTCTGGCTGCGGGCACACGCCTTGGCCCGATCGAGCAGGGGCTCGCTGCATCCCTGGGATGCGCCGAGCTGGATGTGATTCGCAAGGTGCGCGTTGCGGTACTCTCCACCGGCGATGAACTGGTTGAGCCGGGTCAGGCGCTGGGACTTGGCCAGATCTACAACAGCAATCGAGTGTTGCTCTGCAGCTGGTTGCAGCGTTTGGGCTGTGAAGTGATCGACGCCGGTATTCTTCCAGATAACCTTGAGACGACTCGTGCTCGCCTCGGCGAGTTAAAAGATGTCGACCTGATACTGTCGACCGGTGGCGTATCGGTAGGTGAAGCCGATTTTCTGGGCATTGCCCTGCGGGAAGAGGGCGAGCTCACGTTGTGGAAACTCGCGATCAAACCGGGCAAGCCGCTGACGTTCGGGCATTTTCGTGGGGTTCCGGTGATCGGGCTACCCGGTAACCCGGCGTCGACCCTGGTGACCTTTGCCTTGTTGGCGAGGCCGTATCTTTTGCGCCGTCAGGGGGTAAAAGACGTCGAACCCTTGAAGGTGCAGGTGCCGGCAGGATTTGTCTGGCCCAAGGCAGGCAATCGACGCGAGTACTTGCGAGGACGTCTGGAGAGCGGCCGGGCAATCATTTACAAGAATCAGAGCTCGGGTGTGCTGCGCAGCGCTGCTTGGGCCGATGGTCTGGTCGAAGTGCGGGAAGATCGCACGCTGGTGGAAGGTGACAGCGTAGGCTTCATCCCACTGAGCGAAGTCCTGGGCTGA
- a CDS encoding glutaredoxin family protein, with amino-acid sequence MPPECQLFGTLGCHLCEVAEAMLMEFVEHGLMVELVDIAEDESWFEAYSLRIPVLRRLDNGAELAWPFDSEQVVAFLR; translated from the coding sequence ATGCCTCCTGAATGTCAGCTTTTCGGCACCCTTGGGTGCCATCTTTGTGAAGTGGCCGAAGCCATGCTGATGGAATTTGTCGAGCACGGTCTGATGGTCGAGCTGGTGGATATTGCTGAGGACGAATCATGGTTCGAAGCCTACAGTTTGCGCATTCCGGTTCTGCGACGTCTCGATAACGGCGCCGAACTTGCCTGGCCCTTCGATTCCGAGCAGGTCGTGGCGTTCCTGCGCTGA
- a CDS encoding pseudouridine synthase: protein MSTSSFSAAHNQASTLYLPPGSWQTVLDCLCEHFSAIGREQWLDRIARGRVLDGDGAPIALDLAYKEGLRIHYFREVPDEKPIPVIESILYTDEHLVVADKPHFLPVTPAGEYVEQTLLRRLIRRLDNPHLVPLHRIDRHTAGLVLFSANPQSRSAYQSLFPTRQIEKRYEAIAGALPDRAFPLVHKSRLIDGEPFFRMQEGPGVSNTETAVEVREKNGDLWRYGLYPVTGKKHQLRVHMTALGASICNDPFYPHVLKDVEDDYANPLKLLAQGLRFVDPVTGEQRDFESTITLQW, encoded by the coding sequence ATGTCCACTTCATCTTTTTCTGCTGCACACAACCAGGCCAGCACACTCTACTTGCCGCCTGGGTCGTGGCAGACCGTACTCGATTGCCTGTGTGAACACTTCAGCGCCATCGGTCGTGAACAATGGCTGGACAGAATTGCTCGTGGCCGTGTCCTTGACGGGGATGGCGCGCCAATCGCCCTTGATCTTGCCTACAAGGAAGGTCTGCGAATTCACTATTTTCGGGAAGTACCGGATGAAAAGCCGATCCCTGTGATCGAGTCGATTCTGTATACGGATGAGCATCTGGTGGTGGCAGACAAACCGCATTTTCTGCCCGTGACACCGGCGGGCGAATACGTAGAGCAGACGCTGCTACGGAGGTTGATTCGCCGATTGGATAATCCGCATCTGGTGCCTTTGCATCGCATCGACCGGCATACAGCGGGGCTGGTGCTGTTTTCAGCCAACCCCCAGAGCCGTTCCGCCTACCAGTCGTTGTTTCCCACGCGGCAGATCGAAAAACGCTACGAAGCCATTGCCGGGGCATTGCCTGACCGGGCCTTTCCCCTGGTCCACAAGAGTCGGCTCATCGATGGCGAGCCTTTCTTCCGCATGCAGGAAGGACCGGGCGTCAGCAATACCGAGACGGCTGTCGAAGTCAGGGAGAAGAATGGCGATCTCTGGCGCTACGGGCTTTACCCGGTGACGGGCAAGAAGCATCAGCTGCGGGTACACATGACGGCCCTGGGCGCCAGCATCTGCAATGACCCGTTCTATCCGCACGTCCTCAAGGATGTCGAAGACGACTATGCCAACCCGTTGAAGCTTCTGGCACAGGGGTTGCGGTTTGTGGACCCGGTTACCGGTGAGCAAAGAGACTTTGAAAGCACCATCACCCTGCAGTGGTGA
- the yegS gene encoding lipid kinase YegS — MGERKALLILHGKQALNEEVRAAVKERRAQGWELAVRVTWEAGDAQRLVDEALTAGYTQLIAGGGDGTLRDIAEAMAARSTQASLVLMPLGTANDFARAAGVPLEPAQALNLLDTEPRAIDLGEVGGQVFLNMATGGFGSQVTANTSEDLKKVLGGAAYLFTGLSRFSELHAAYGELHGPDFQWSGDLLALGIGNGRQAGGGHVLCPNALADDGLLDISILPAPQEVVGTLKSLLADGFGIDSMFVRARLPWVEIKVSEGLYINLDGEPLEGESLRFSARPAALRVHLPEHSPLLGVPVAINRPG; from the coding sequence ATGGGCGAACGCAAGGCACTGTTGATTCTGCACGGCAAGCAAGCGCTCAACGAGGAAGTCCGGGCAGCCGTCAAAGAACGGCGCGCACAAGGGTGGGAATTGGCGGTCCGAGTGACCTGGGAGGCCGGCGACGCACAGCGGTTGGTAGACGAAGCGCTGACGGCAGGCTATACGCAGCTCATCGCCGGCGGTGGTGACGGGACGTTGCGCGATATTGCCGAGGCCATGGCAGCGCGTTCGACCCAGGCCAGTCTGGTGCTGATGCCATTGGGAACCGCCAACGATTTCGCCCGCGCCGCCGGTGTGCCTCTGGAACCCGCACAAGCCTTGAATCTTCTGGACACTGAACCGCGTGCCATCGATCTGGGCGAGGTTGGCGGGCAGGTGTTCCTGAACATGGCCACGGGCGGCTTCGGTAGCCAGGTCACGGCGAACACCTCGGAAGACTTGAAAAAAGTGCTGGGTGGCGCGGCTTATCTGTTCACCGGTTTGTCACGCTTCAGTGAGTTGCATGCGGCCTATGGTGAGCTGCATGGCCCGGATTTTCAGTGGAGTGGCGACCTGTTGGCGCTGGGCATCGGCAATGGTCGACAGGCGGGCGGCGGTCACGTGCTGTGCCCGAACGCACTGGCAGACGACGGTCTGCTGGATATCAGCATTCTGCCTGCACCTCAGGAAGTGGTCGGTACGTTGAAAAGCTTGCTCGCCGATGGTTTCGGTATCGACAGCATGTTTGTGCGTGCCCGCTTGCCCTGGGTCGAGATCAAAGTCTCGGAAGGCCTCTACATCAACCTTGATGGCGAACCGCTGGAAGGTGAAAGCCTGCGCTTCTCGGCGCGTCCGGCGGCACTGCGGGTACATTTACCCGAGCATTCGCCACTGCTGGGTGTTCCTGTAGCGATCAATCGTCCAGGCTGA
- a CDS encoding chemotaxis protein CheV: MAGILDTVDQRTQLVGENRLEILMFRLAGRQLFAINVFKVQEVLQLPKLTLMPQRHPFVCGVVNLRGQTLPVIDLSQAIGMRPLVPSPTSTIIVTEYNRSVQAFLVGGVDRIVNMNWEAILPPPTSAGRQHYLTAISKVDDQLVEIIDVEKVLAEIVPYNAKVSRDKLDDPVLERARGREVLLVDDSNVALSQLRDTLGQLGVKMHIASDGLKALNMLKGWADTGVNMTDKLLMVFTDAEMPEMDGYRLTTEIRNDPRLRGLYVVLHTSLSGSFNDSMVKKVGCDNFLSKFQPDKLVDVVRQRLMLDEVPA, encoded by the coding sequence ATGGCCGGCATTCTCGACACGGTAGACCAACGCACGCAACTGGTGGGTGAGAATCGCCTGGAAATTCTCATGTTCCGGCTGGCTGGGCGGCAATTGTTCGCGATCAACGTTTTCAAGGTGCAGGAAGTGTTGCAGCTGCCGAAGCTGACCCTGATGCCCCAGCGCCATCCGTTTGTCTGCGGTGTAGTCAACCTGCGTGGCCAGACGCTTCCGGTGATTGACCTGTCTCAGGCCATCGGCATGCGTCCGCTGGTGCCAAGCCCGACCAGTACGATCATCGTCACCGAGTACAACCGCTCGGTGCAGGCGTTCCTGGTCGGCGGCGTGGACCGCATCGTCAACATGAACTGGGAAGCCATTCTGCCACCACCGACCAGCGCCGGCCGTCAGCATTACCTGACTGCCATCAGCAAGGTCGATGATCAACTGGTGGAAATCATTGACGTCGAGAAAGTCCTCGCCGAAATCGTCCCGTACAACGCCAAGGTGTCCCGCGACAAGCTCGACGATCCGGTCCTGGAACGCGCCCGTGGCCGCGAAGTGCTGCTGGTGGACGACTCCAACGTGGCGCTCTCGCAATTGCGCGACACCCTCGGCCAGTTGGGCGTGAAGATGCACATCGCCAGCGACGGCCTGAAAGCGCTGAACATGCTTAAGGGCTGGGCCGATACCGGCGTGAACATGACCGACAAACTGCTGATGGTCTTCACCGACGCAGAAATGCCGGAAATGGACGGCTATCGCCTGACCACCGAGATCCGTAACGATCCGCGTCTGCGCGGACTTTACGTGGTGCTGCACACCTCGCTGTCCGGCAGCTTCAACGATTCGATGGTGAAGAAGGTTGGCTGCGACAACTTCCTCTCCAAATTCCAGCCGGACAAACTGGTCGACGTGGTGCGCCAGCGCCTGATGCTCGACGAAGTGCCTGCCTGA
- a CDS encoding transcriptional regulator: MVNVEQLKNSVNRMSVDVVREAVLELQLDGLVTEGKTPFNKLHFNTCFAEIEALFQRAGYHRQLDVVGYQGLLYALYDPGRWEAVDVLRWLKEFTEAATRSQSIPA; encoded by the coding sequence GTGGTCAATGTCGAACAATTGAAGAACAGCGTGAACCGGATGTCGGTGGACGTGGTGCGTGAAGCCGTCCTCGAGTTGCAACTGGATGGTCTGGTCACGGAAGGGAAAACCCCGTTCAACAAGCTGCATTTCAATACCTGTTTCGCCGAAATCGAAGCACTCTTCCAGCGTGCGGGTTATCACCGGCAACTGGATGTCGTGGGCTATCAGGGGTTGTTGTACGCACTTTATGATCCGGGGCGCTGGGAAGCGGTCGATGTGTTGCGCTGGCTCAAGGAGTTCACCGAAGCGGCGACGCGCTCGCAGTCGATTCCGGCCTGA
- a CDS encoding YgdI/YgdR family lipoprotein: MTHRTLATFMLALGLATLAGCSSPAVITLNDGREIQAVDTPKYDDDAGFYEFEQLDGKKTRVNKDQVRTVKEL; the protein is encoded by the coding sequence ATGACACACCGGACCCTCGCCACTTTCATGCTCGCACTGGGCCTCGCGACCCTTGCAGGTTGCTCATCGCCTGCTGTGATCACCTTGAATGATGGTCGCGAAATCCAGGCCGTCGACACGCCAAAATACGACGACGACGCTGGTTTCTACGAGTTCGAGCAACTGGACGGCAAGAAAACCCGCGTGAACAAGGATCAGGTTCGTACCGTTAAAGAGTTGTAA
- a CDS encoding response regulator codes for MTCNLLLVDDHSLIRAGVRALVLDIPGYAVIGEANDGSQLLEMVERLSPDIVLLDISMKETGGLEALQRLKRVRPQSKVLILSMHTDPALIMQALESGAHGYLLKDTTATELEHALDALRNNERYLSPAIAHTVINQALTRNQKYQPEPADSHNLTARQLEILRLIVRGKSTREIANGLGLSIKTVETHRSQIMKRLQIYDVAGLVLFAVREQIISLDD; via the coding sequence TTGACTTGTAACTTACTATTGGTGGATGACCACTCGCTGATCAGAGCTGGCGTGCGCGCTCTGGTGCTGGATATTCCCGGCTACGCGGTAATCGGTGAGGCCAATGACGGCTCGCAGTTGCTCGAGATGGTCGAGCGACTGTCCCCGGACATCGTGCTGCTGGATATTTCCATGAAGGAAACCGGAGGCCTTGAAGCCTTGCAGCGACTCAAGCGAGTACGCCCGCAAAGCAAGGTGTTGATCCTGTCGATGCACACCGACCCGGCGCTCATCATGCAGGCACTGGAATCGGGCGCCCACGGCTACCTGCTCAAGGACACAACGGCCACCGAACTCGAACATGCGCTGGATGCCCTGCGCAACAACGAGCGCTACCTGAGCCCGGCCATTGCCCATACCGTCATCAACCAGGCGCTGACCCGAAACCAGAAGTACCAGCCGGAACCCGCCGACTCGCACAACCTGACGGCGCGTCAGCTGGAAATCCTGCGGCTGATCGTTCGCGGAAAATCCACCCGGGAAATCGCCAACGGCCTGGGCCTGAGCATCAAGACGGTTGAGACCCATCGCTCGCAGATCATGAAGCGCTTGCAGATCTACGATGTGGCGGGCCTGGTCCTGTTCGCCGTGCGTGAGCAAATCATCAGCCTGGACGATTGA
- the moaB gene encoding molybdenum cofactor biosynthesis protein B codes for MKAKADVPFAPLNIAVLTVSDTRTLETDTSGQVFVDRLSAAGHNLAFRVLLKDDLYKIRAQVASWIADDVVQVVLITGGTGFTGRDSTPEAVSCLLDKQVDGFGELFRQISVADIGTSTVQSRALAGLANGTLVCCLPGSTNAVRTGWDGILAEQLDSRHRPCNFVAHLKQAAPCESRG; via the coding sequence ATGAAAGCCAAGGCTGATGTACCTTTCGCGCCGCTCAACATTGCAGTGCTGACGGTCAGCGACACCCGTACCCTGGAAACCGACACGTCAGGTCAGGTCTTTGTTGACCGCTTGAGCGCTGCCGGCCATAACCTGGCCTTCCGGGTTCTGCTAAAAGATGACCTCTACAAAATTCGCGCGCAAGTTGCCAGCTGGATTGCCGACGATGTTGTGCAGGTGGTGTTGATCACTGGCGGCACCGGCTTCACGGGGCGCGACAGCACCCCCGAAGCGGTGAGCTGCCTGCTGGACAAGCAGGTCGACGGCTTTGGTGAGCTTTTCCGGCAGATTTCGGTAGCAGATATTGGCACCTCCACTGTGCAATCCCGTGCCCTGGCCGGTCTCGCCAATGGAACGCTGGTGTGCTGCTTGCCGGGTTCGACCAACGCCGTGCGCACCGGGTGGGATGGCATTCTTGCCGAACAACTGGATTCCCGGCACCGCCCGTGTAATTTCGTTGCTCATTTGAAACAGGCGGCACCCTGTGAATCCCGCGGGTAA
- a CDS encoding sensor histidine kinase has protein sequence MYASLKSITTWPPSRENARRFTLLLCACSALGSLAIYSLSTRLPLSLLLLNMAALACVLVQHCLSRKSIKFEPQELADRLLKVQENERHRLSRELHDDIGQLLTAAKLQSEWLKRRMPEELQDQCSTLCDTLEETLTKVRDVSAILNPRQLTSLGLEASLRAHLLKTLANTQVHWSLECHSRLTGIPEEMAVAAFRITQEAVTNILRHAEAKNLLVRLQRQPQGLTLLISDDGLGFAPATDPGREGQRGMAGMSERIDQLGGTLHVTSEPGKGTQIEALFPWAPRALERASTNKVMH, from the coding sequence ATGTACGCCAGCCTCAAGTCAATCACCACGTGGCCACCCTCCCGAGAAAACGCGCGCCGGTTCACGCTGTTGCTGTGTGCCTGCTCGGCGCTCGGCAGTTTGGCGATCTATAGCCTGTCCACCCGCCTGCCTCTCAGTCTGCTGCTGCTCAATATGGCGGCGCTGGCATGCGTCCTGGTGCAGCATTGCCTCTCGCGCAAGTCTATAAAGTTCGAACCACAAGAGCTGGCCGACCGATTATTGAAGGTTCAGGAAAACGAACGTCACCGGCTCAGTCGGGAACTGCATGACGATATCGGCCAGTTACTGACGGCGGCAAAACTTCAAAGTGAATGGCTCAAACGCCGAATGCCCGAAGAGCTGCAAGATCAATGCTCGACGCTCTGCGACACGCTGGAAGAAACCCTGACCAAAGTTCGGGATGTATCGGCCATTCTCAATCCCAGGCAGCTGACCAGCCTTGGGCTGGAAGCCAGTCTGCGTGCGCATTTGCTCAAGACACTGGCTAATACGCAGGTGCACTGGAGCCTGGAGTGCCACTCACGATTGACCGGCATACCGGAAGAAATGGCTGTCGCCGCCTTTCGAATCACCCAGGAAGCTGTGACCAATATATTGCGCCATGCCGAAGCGAAAAATCTGTTGGTTCGCCTGCAACGCCAACCTCAAGGCCTGACGCTGTTGATCAGCGATGACGGCCTGGGTTTCGCGCCGGCGACAGATCCCGGCCGTGAGGGACAACGTGGAATGGCCGGGATGTCGGAACGGATCGACCAGTTGGGCGGCACCCTTCACGTGACCAGCGAGCCGGGAAAAGGCACACAAATCGAAGCTCTCTTCCCGTGGGCGCCACGTGCGCTGGAACGGGCCAGTACGAATAAGGTTATGCATTGA
- the mobA gene encoding molybdenum cofactor guanylyltransferase MobA, which translates to MTLNTQLSPCSILLLAGGRGQRMGGQDKGLIEWQGEPLIAHLQRKTRPVSDDLIISCNRNLEKYAPYADRLVHDDEGGFPGPLAGIRAGLKAARHEYLMVLPCDVPRIDAALLHSMREAASQHPDKPMMLRHGEHWEPLLCIIPVALSEAFEKAWQEGERSPGRLMRKLGAIALQCPDNDPRLANLNTPELLSAHNTESD; encoded by the coding sequence ATGACCTTGAATACACAGTTGTCACCCTGCTCCATTCTGCTCCTGGCAGGTGGTCGCGGCCAACGTATGGGCGGTCAGGACAAAGGGTTGATCGAGTGGCAGGGCGAGCCACTGATTGCACATCTTCAGCGCAAAACCCGTCCGGTGAGCGATGACCTGATCATCTCCTGCAACAGGAACCTGGAAAAGTACGCGCCCTACGCCGACCGGCTGGTCCATGACGATGAAGGTGGCTTTCCGGGGCCCTTGGCCGGTATTCGTGCAGGCCTGAAGGCCGCTCGCCATGAGTATCTGATGGTTTTGCCGTGCGATGTACCACGCATCGATGCTGCGCTGCTCCACAGCATGCGCGAAGCGGCCAGCCAGCACCCGGACAAACCCATGATGTTGCGTCACGGGGAGCACTGGGAACCCTTGCTCTGCATCATCCCCGTAGCCCTGAGTGAAGCGTTCGAAAAGGCCTGGCAGGAAGGTGAACGCAGTCCGGGCCGCCTCATGCGAAAACTGGGCGCGATTGCTTTGCAATGCCCTGACAACGATCCTCGCCTGGCCAACCTCAATACTCCGGAACTGCTGAGCGCTCACAACACCGAGTCAGATTGA
- a CDS encoding MOSC domain-containing protein, which translates to MLRLSALYRFPLKSCKAESLQQVGLDKLGLDGDRRWMLVDEASGRFLTQRVVGQMSQLSALWNAEGGLTLSVPGRSAIDIALPASDAELRGVTIFKDSLRVPDAGDEAGAWVSEFIGKPTRLVQIPLDRARITQAGYGKDDDQVAFADGFPLLLIGQASLEDLSQKVGQTLEMLRFRPNLVIEGSEAYAEDGWKRIRIGDVEFRVVKPCSRCILTTIDPQTGVRSDDREPLATLQKYRAQEEGAMFGQNLVNDGNGRLEVGMPVTVLE; encoded by the coding sequence ATGCTGCGTCTGAGCGCGCTTTATCGTTTTCCGTTGAAATCCTGCAAGGCAGAGTCCCTGCAACAGGTCGGCCTCGACAAACTGGGGCTGGACGGGGATCGACGCTGGATGCTGGTGGACGAGGCCAGCGGGCGCTTCCTGACCCAGCGTGTCGTCGGACAGATGAGCCAGTTGTCGGCGTTATGGAATGCTGAAGGTGGCCTGACCCTCAGTGTCCCCGGGCGTTCGGCGATCGATATTGCCTTGCCGGCCAGCGACGCGGAACTGCGCGGCGTCACCATTTTCAAAGACAGTTTGCGTGTGCCCGATGCCGGTGATGAGGCGGGCGCCTGGGTCAGCGAATTCATCGGCAAGCCGACTCGACTGGTGCAAATTCCTCTTGATCGCGCGCGCATCACTCAGGCGGGCTACGGCAAGGACGACGATCAGGTGGCCTTCGCCGATGGCTTCCCGTTGTTGCTGATCGGGCAGGCCTCTTTGGAGGACTTGTCGCAGAAAGTCGGCCAGACGCTGGAAATGCTGCGCTTTCGACCGAATCTGGTCATCGAGGGCAGTGAGGCGTACGCCGAGGATGGCTGGAAGCGTATCCGCATCGGCGATGTCGAGTTCCGCGTGGTCAAGCCGTGTTCACGCTGCATCCTGACCACCATCGATCCGCAAACCGGGGTGCGCAGCGATGATCGTGAACCGCTCGCAACCTTGCAGAAATACCGGGCTCAGGAAGAGGGCGCGATGTTCGGCCAGAATCTGGTCAACGATGGCAATGGCCGACTCGAAGTCGGCATGCCGGTCACGGTGCTGGAATAA
- a CDS encoding cation:proton antiporter: protein MFANLLIIFASSLVVIALFQRLRLPPVLGYLCVGLMIGPTAFNWINESEELPDLAELGVVFLLFSLGLEFSLSKMLALRKVVFRLGSQQVLVTTILLGSLLMLFGISATPALLLGAGLSLSSTAIVSKELGSLGEIFSSHGQNAIAVLLFQDIVAVLLLTLVPVFAGNSDQAWYWALPVTLGKTVVLFVGLLMASRWLLPRLFHEVAAARSAELFVLLALVIVLLTAWLTHLLGLSPALGAFLAGMLLGESHYRHQIEADIRPFRDILLGVFFVSIGMLIDLQLFLSHGLLILGLTLGLLLIKGCVVALLVKWRGSDVETAWRSGLALAQGGEFCFALMALMQQNKMMPADLGGLLLAATFCSMLLTPLLLRVAPRIATRLHRKPNEEAKLEEISALNAGLHSHVVICGYGRVGQSIGRALRNALQPYIALDTDPVRVQEAAVSETCVHYGDSRRGELLLAVGLSRARLLVIAVDQADIALLILKEARRLNSTVPILVRTRDDSQLAELKAAGASEVVPELLESSLMLASHALIMLGLPAHQVQERADQIRRDRYRLLHGFYPGANDEEN, encoded by the coding sequence GTGTTCGCCAACCTGCTGATCATTTTCGCCTCCTCCCTGGTGGTGATTGCACTGTTCCAGCGCCTGCGCCTGCCACCGGTGCTGGGTTACCTGTGCGTGGGGCTGATGATCGGCCCCACGGCGTTCAACTGGATCAATGAAAGTGAAGAGTTGCCCGACCTCGCCGAGCTCGGGGTGGTGTTCCTGCTGTTCTCCCTCGGGCTCGAGTTTTCCCTGTCGAAAATGCTCGCGTTGCGCAAAGTGGTGTTCAGGCTCGGCAGCCAGCAAGTGCTGGTCACCACGATATTGCTGGGGAGTTTGCTGATGCTGTTCGGCATCTCGGCGACGCCTGCGCTGCTGCTCGGAGCCGGTCTGTCGTTATCTTCCACGGCCATTGTCAGCAAGGAACTGGGCAGTCTCGGCGAGATTTTCAGCAGCCACGGCCAGAATGCAATCGCCGTATTGCTGTTCCAGGACATCGTGGCAGTGTTGCTGTTGACGCTGGTGCCGGTGTTTGCCGGCAACAGCGATCAGGCCTGGTACTGGGCGTTACCGGTGACGCTCGGCAAGACCGTTGTGCTCTTCGTCGGCCTGTTGATGGCCAGTCGCTGGTTGCTGCCACGGCTATTCCATGAAGTGGCGGCCGCCCGTTCTGCGGAACTGTTTGTACTGTTGGCACTGGTGATTGTTTTGCTGACGGCCTGGCTCACTCACCTGCTCGGACTCTCCCCAGCCCTGGGTGCCTTTCTCGCCGGCATGTTGCTGGGAGAAAGCCACTATCGCCATCAGATCGAAGCCGACATCCGCCCGTTCCGCGACATTCTGCTCGGGGTGTTCTTCGTCAGCATTGGCATGCTCATCGATTTGCAGTTGTTCCTCAGCCACGGCTTGCTGATCCTCGGTCTGACCCTGGGGTTGCTGCTGATCAAGGGTTGCGTGGTCGCGCTGCTGGTCAAATGGCGCGGCAGTGATGTTGAAACTGCCTGGCGCAGCGGTCTGGCACTGGCCCAGGGCGGCGAGTTCTGCTTCGCGTTGATGGCACTGATGCAACAAAACAAAATGATGCCCGCCGACCTCGGCGGGCTGCTGCTGGCTGCGACCTTCTGCTCGATGCTGCTAACGCCGCTGTTGCTGCGCGTGGCGCCCCGCATCGCGACACGTCTGCACCGCAAGCCCAACGAAGAAGCCAAACTCGAGGAAATCAGTGCGCTTAACGCCGGATTGCACAGCCATGTGGTGATCTGTGGCTACGGTCGTGTCGGTCAGTCAATCGGGCGAGCGCTGCGCAATGCGCTGCAGCCCTATATCGCGCTGGACACCGATCCGGTGCGTGTCCAGGAAGCCGCCGTGAGTGAAACCTGTGTGCACTATGGCGACTCACGGCGCGGTGAACTGCTGCTGGCGGTAGGACTGTCACGCGCCAGGCTGCTGGTGATCGCCGTGGACCAGGCCGATATCGCGTTACTGATTCTCAAGGAGGCGCGCCGATTAAACTCGACCGTTCCAATCCTGGTACGCACTCGGGACGACAGCCAACTGGCCGAGTTGAAAGCAGCCGGCGCCAGCGAAGTCGTGCCCGAATTGCTGGAGTCGAGCCTGATGCTCGCCTCCCACGCGTTGATCATGCTGGGTTTACCCGCGCATCAGGTCCAGGAGCGGGCCGACCAGATACGGCGTGACCGCTATCGCCTGTTGCACGGCTTTTATCCCGGCGCCAACGATGAAGAGAACTGA